DNA from Arthrobacter sp. FW305-BF8:
GTGGCCGCTTCCGGTCAGGACGCCAACGGTGCCTGCGGCCCCGACGGCCAGCACGTAGCGGGCCGCGTGGATTGCGGCGTGGCGCCGGAAGGTTCCGTGGAGGCGGACTGCGGGACGGACCGCGCCGGGATGCCAGGCCCTGCCGCGGACCCAGCCGCCGAATCCCACGAGCAGGGAGAAAGCGGCGGAACCGGCAGCAATGAGCAGCGCAACATACCAGGGCACGGCGGTGGGAACGGATGCGCAGGCGCCCAGGGCGAGGATCCCGAAGAAGGGGCCGTTGGGCCGCAGCCGCACTTTGTCGGAATAGACAGACCCCGCGCCGGCCAGCAGGGCTTCGATGCCCACGAGCCACCAGGAGTGCAGGCCGTTGACCGACAGGACCACGCCAACGGTCACGCCGGACAGCAGAACCAGTGCCGCCTGCAGCTGATGTGTGAGCCGGAGCTGGTGCGGCTCGGAGCGGCCGTACATGCCGGTGAGCGCGCCGAACACGGCATAGATGGTGAGCTCGGGCCGGCCAAGGAGCAGCAGGACGAGGGAGGGGACGGCCACGCTGATGGCCACCCGCCACGCCGAGAGATAGTCATTGTTGGCGGGGCCAAAGCTGTGCAGCTGCCGCAGGTGGCGCACTAAAGACTGCACCGGCAGGACCCCCTTCATCCTTCGAAATTAGCACTCCAGCAAAGATCTCACCGCGCGCTGCGTCACAAAGTGAGGCAGGCAACAGAGCTGCCTCGACTGGGCAAAATTTGGCAGCACGGCAGCACGGCAGCGCGGGCGGCGCGGGCGGCGCGAAGGCCCGCCGGGCGTGCCCCGTGGAAGGGGCATACCGGGGACGGGCCTTCAGTCGCGCCAGCCTTTAGCCGCAGCAGGCTGTGCCAGCAGGTTTCGCCAGCATCAGGAGCGGGCGGGCACCTTTTTCAGTTCGTCGTCAACGTTCAGTTCGTCGTCGAGATCCTTATCCAGTGCACTTTCCTTTTCCAGGGCACTGTTCAGTTCATCAACGGTCTCGAACGGCAGTTCGTCGAGGTTGATCAGCGGGTTCTCGTCCTGGGTGGCCACCAGTTCACGGGCCTCGGCCTGGGTGTCCACGCTGGGCATGGAGCCGGGCAGCGGGCGCTGGGCGGATTCCTTGAGGAAGTAGATGGCCACGGCACCAACAGCCGAGGTGGCCATCAGGTAGTAGGCAGGCATCATGTCGTTGCCGGTGGCGTTGATGAGGGCATCCACAATGAACGGCGTGGTGCCGCCGAAGATCGCCACGGCGAAGTTGTAGGCAATGCCCATGGCACCGTAGCGGCTGGCCGTGGGGAACTGCGCCGGCAGCGCCGAGGCGAGGTTCGCAACGTAGAAGGTCACGGGGAACGCGATCAGCGACAGGCCGGCGAGCGTGGACCAGATGCTGCCGATGCCGATCAGGGCGAAGGCCGGGGCAGCCAGGACCACGGTGCTGACGGCGCCGATCCAGAGCACAGGACGGCGGCCGATGCGGTCGGAAAGCTTGCCCGTCAGCGGAATGCAAAGGCTCATGACCACGAGTACCGGGATCGTGAGCAGCGTGCCGTGGACAGGGTCATAGCCCTTGGACTCGGTGAGGTACGTAGGCATGTAGGACGTCAGCGCGTAGCCGGCCGTGTTTGCCGCAGCCACGAGGATCATGGCAATGATGATCGAGCGCCAGTAGGCCTTGACGATGCCCACAGGACCCTTTGCCGCAGCCTCATCACCGGCCGCCGCGTCCTTTGCGAGCTCCTCCTGGGCGTCCAGGGTGGCCTGGAACTGCGGGGACTCCTCAATCTTGCTTCGGAAGTACACGGCGATCAGGCCCAGGGGACCGGCGATCAGGAACGGCAGGCGCCAGCCCCAGTCTTCCATGGCGGCCTGGCCCAGCGTCAGCTGCAGCACGGACACCAGCGCGGCGCCCAGGGCGAAGCCGAGGTAGCTGCCCATGTCCAGGAAGCTGGCGAAGAAGCCGCGCCGCTTGTCCGGCGAGTACTCGCTCACAAAGGTGGTGGCACCGGCGTATTCGCCCCCGGTGGAGAAGCCCTGCACGAGTTTGAGGACCACCAGGAGGGCGGCTGCCCACATGCCGATCTGCGCGTAACCGGGCAGCAGGCCGACGGCGAAGGTGCTCGCCGCCATCAGCATCAGCGTGGCCGCGAGGACCTTCTGGCGGCCGATCTTGTCGCCGAGCCAGCCGAAGACGACGCCACCCAGTGGGCGGGCAATGAAGGTGGCAGCGAACGTGCCCAGGAGGAACAGCGTCTGCACGCTCTTGTCGGCTTCCGGCAGGAACACCGGACCCATGGTGGTGATGAGGTAGCCGAAGACGCCGACGTCGTACCACTCCATAGTGTTGCCCACGATGGTGCCGCCGAGGGCCTTCTTGAGCATGGGCTGGTCTACGACGTTCACGTCGGATACCTTGAGCCGGCGCCGCGCGAGCAGCTTTGGTTTCTTCGCACTCTGGGGTGCGGCCTGGTCAGTTCCGCTGGCGTTCCTGGCGCCTGCTGAAGAGTCGGTCGTGCTTCGGTCTGTGGG
Protein-coding regions in this window:
- a CDS encoding FUSC family protein; its protein translation is MQSLVRHLRQLHSFGPANNDYLSAWRVAISVAVPSLVLLLLGRPELTIYAVFGALTGMYGRSEPHQLRLTHQLQAALVLLSGVTVGVVLSVNGLHSWWLVGIEALLAGAGSVYSDKVRLRPNGPFFGILALGACASVPTAVPWYVALLIAAGSAAFSLLVGFGGWVRGRAWHPGAVRPAVRLHGTFRRHAAIHAARYVLAVGAAGTVGVLTGSGHPHWAMAAAAVPLAGADLPSSVHRGIHRIMGTFLGLVLVAVVLLPGPWAPLHFFPGAEAAVLALLVIVFQFGTELFMTRHYGLAMVWFTPVILLMTHLAAPADPQVLIVERAVETVVGAGTGILVVVLIRSRRNRRQAPAAGAAVRP
- a CDS encoding MFS transporter, whose product is MPTDRSTTDSSAGARNASGTDQAAPQSAKKPKLLARRRLKVSDVNVVDQPMLKKALGGTIVGNTMEWYDVGVFGYLITTMGPVFLPEADKSVQTLFLLGTFAATFIARPLGGVVFGWLGDKIGRQKVLAATLMLMAASTFAVGLLPGYAQIGMWAAALLVVLKLVQGFSTGGEYAGATTFVSEYSPDKRRGFFASFLDMGSYLGFALGAALVSVLQLTLGQAAMEDWGWRLPFLIAGPLGLIAVYFRSKIEESPQFQATLDAQEELAKDAAAGDEAAAKGPVGIVKAYWRSIIIAMILVAAANTAGYALTSYMPTYLTESKGYDPVHGTLLTIPVLVVMSLCIPLTGKLSDRIGRRPVLWIGAVSTVVLAAPAFALIGIGSIWSTLAGLSLIAFPVTFYVANLASALPAQFPTASRYGAMGIAYNFAVAIFGGTTPFIVDALINATGNDMMPAYYLMATSAVGAVAIYFLKESAQRPLPGSMPSVDTQAEARELVATQDENPLINLDELPFETVDELNSALEKESALDKDLDDELNVDDELKKVPARS